A region of Diospyros lotus cultivar Yz01 chromosome 3, ASM1463336v1, whole genome shotgun sequence DNA encodes the following proteins:
- the LOC127797817 gene encoding uncharacterized protein LOC127797817, with amino-acid sequence MSSHIPESNSANDQTLNLSTMSSQVPESEPTGEQSPAQKPSDQPPMDDPGALESREGEEGEGEEEEEGECGFCLFMKGGGCRESFISWENCIEEAEKSQEDIVDKCFEVTAALKKCMEAHSDYYAPILQAEKAAEAEAVKELQKEKARDAVNEGS; translated from the coding sequence ATGTCTTCGCACATTCCGGAATCAAACTCTGCAAATGACCAAACCCTAAATCTGTCCACCATGTCTTCGCAAGTTCCTGAATCAGAACCCACAGGTGAACAAAGTCCAGCACAGAAACCCTCGGACCAACCGCCAATGGACGATCCCGGAGCCCTAGAATCCAGGGAAGgcgaagaaggagaaggagaagaggaagaagaaggagagtgCGGCTTTTGCCTGTTCATGAAGGGAGGCGGGTGCAGAGAGAGCTTCATCTCTTGGGAGAATTGCATCGAGGAGGCCGAGAAGAGCCAGGAGGATATAGTCGACAAATGCTTTGAGGTTACCGCTGCCCTGAAGAAATGCATGGAGGCCCATTCCGACTATTACGCCCCCATCCTCCAGGCAGAGAAGGCCGCCGAAGCCGAGGCGGTGAAGGAATTGCAGAAGGAGAAAGCCAGGGATGCTGTAAACGAGGGTTCttga
- the LOC127796435 gene encoding uncharacterized protein LOC127796435: MALRMAMLKGAMEDMAYALGLRRWAHAIAQPAPIDASISHPPLSTPLVLPEFHRDSITNKNYESDVSFQFPSFSLGCGGGSMELMAVPKKKVSPHKRGIRNGPRALKPIPVIIRCKSCGRVKLPHFFCCSGDRGNTGERSSSSG, encoded by the exons ATGGCTCTGAGGATGGCAATGCTAAAAGGCGCCATGGAGGACATGGCCTATGCATTAGGTCTCAGAAGGTGGGCCCACGCCATCGCTCAACCTGCCCCAATTGATGCTTCGATCAGTCACCCCCCCTTGTCCACGCCGTTGGTTTTGCCTGAATTTCATCGAGACTCCATTACCAACAAGAACTACGAGAGCGACGTCTCGTTCCAATTCCCGAGTTTTTCTTTGGGTTGTGGAGGCGGATCCATGGAGCTCATGGCCGTCCCCAAGAAGAAG GTTAGTCCACATAAGAGAGGCATAAGGAATGGACCAAGGGCTTTGAAGCCTATTCCAGTTATCATCCGCTGCAA GAGTTGCGGACGTGTCAAGCTGCCACACTTCTTTTGTTGCAGTGGAGATAGAGGAAATACTGGTGAAAGGAGCAGTTCATCCGGTTGA
- the LOC127797811 gene encoding galactoside 2-alpha-L-fucosyltransferase-like, which translates to MPLRCLMRPRWVVETCSIVWPVLIVISLIYCKRVVDQEGGLGLMIPAQKGSEDDSITRFETPKDKLLGGLVAAGFNEESCVSRHQSLLYGKASPYNPSSYLIFRLRGYETLHKRCGPHTESYNKSVKQLQSDHGNGMDCKYIVHLWMPHSGLGNRLLGLASSFLYALLTNRVLLIGQELKMADLLCEPFPETTWALPSDFPIKDQFESFNQESHQCYGNMLKSKSTCTSAAQSFMYLHLIYDYNDYDKHFFCDQDQNGMKKVPWLILRSDQYFIPSLFLIPSFEEELSKLFPQREAVFHHLSRYLFHPSNHVWGLVTRYYQAYLAKADERIGIQIRDYSTTSLPFKSLKGHIATYYLPHLAVNESTFSQINHSYDVTRPLTHMMDRILECSVENNLLPKVIKDQGSIVSSPKIPKSKAVLVTSLNSRYFEEIRNMYWEHPTATGEVVGVYQPSHEEIQQIVNPTHNMKALAEIYLLSLMDVLITTPWSTFGYVAQGLGALKPWILNSPQKQLASDPPCQQATSPEPCFHYPPFYDCEAKTRTDTGTKVAYVRHCEDTSWGLKLFDDHEL; encoded by the exons ATGCCTCTACGTTGTTTGATGAGGCCTAGATGGGTTGTGGAGACTTGTTCAATTGTGTGGCCTGTTTTGATAGTGATCTCACTGATTTATTGTAAAAGGGTAGTGGATCAAGAAGGTGGTTTGGGACTTATGATACCTGCCCAGAAAG GTTCAGAAGATGATTCCATTACTAGATTTGAAACGCCCAAAGACAAATTGCTTGGTGGGCTTGTGGCTGCCGGTTTCAACGAAGAATCTTGCGTGAGCAGGCACCAGTCCCTCCTATATGGCAAAGCTTCACCATACAACCCGTCTTCCTATCTCATCTTTAGACTCCGAGGATATGAAACTCTCCACAAACGCTGCGGTCCTCATACAGAATCCTATAACAAAAGTGTGAAACAGCTGCAATCTGATCATGGCAATGGCATGGACTGCAAGTATATTGTACATTTGTGGATGCCACACAGTGGTTTGGGAAACCGATTACTGGGCCTTGCTTCGTCATTTCTCTATGCCCTCCTCACCAACCGAGTGCTGCTCATTGGGCAAGAGCTCAAAATGGCCGACCTCCTCTGCGAACCATTCCCTGAGACAACGTGGGCATTGCCTTCCGACTTCCCTATCAAAGATCAGTTTGAAAGCTTCAACCAGGAATCTCACCAATGTTACGGGAACATGCTCAAGAGCAAAAGCACATGCACTTCAGCCGCACAATCGTTTATGTATCTCCATCTAATTTATGATTACAATGACTACGACAAGCATTTTTTCTGCGATCAAGATCAAAATGGCATGAAGAAAGTCCCATGGTTGATACTGAGATCAGATCAGTACTTCATCCCATCCCTCTTCTTGATCCCGTCATTCGAGGAGGAGCTGAGCAAGCTGTTTCCCCAAAGAGAAGCTGTCTTTCACCACTTGAGTAGGTACCTCTTCCACCCCTCAAATCATGTATGGGGGCTAGTCACCAGGTATTATCAGGCTTACTTGGCCAAAGCCGACGAGAGAATTGGAATCCAGATAAGAGACTACAGCACCACTTCTTTGCCATTTAAGAGTTTGAAGGGTCATATAGCTACCTATTACCTACCTCACTTGGCAGTAAATGAATCAACTTTCAGTCAGATAAACCATTCTTATGATGTAACCAGACCTCTCACTCACATGATGGACCGAATACTCGAGTGTTCTGTGGAGAACAATTTGCTTCCCAAAGTGATCAAGGATCAAGGATCAATTGTCAGCTCACCAAAGATTCCAAAATCGAAAGCTGTTCTAGTGACATCTCTGAATTCCAGGTACTTCGAGGAAATAAGGAACATGTACTGGGAGCATCCAACTGCTACAGGGGAGGTAGTTGGCGTATACCAACCAAGCCATGAAGAGATCCAGCAGATTGTAAACCCCACACACAACATGAAGGCATTGGCAGAGATTTATCTTCTTAGTTTGATGGATGTGTTGATAACAACCCCTTGGTCAACCTTTGGCTATGTAGCTCAGGGCCTTGGTGCTTTGAAGCCATGGATTCTCAACAGTCCCCAGAAACAACTGGCTTCAGATCCACCTTGTCAGCAAGCCACATCCCCTGAACCTTGCTTTCATTATCCACCTTTCTATGACTGTGAAGCAAAAACAAGAACGGATACCGGAACAAAGGTTGCATACGTTCGACATTGTGAGGATACAAGCTGGGGGCTTAAGTTGTTTGATGATCATGAACTATAG